The Thioalkalivibrio sulfidiphilus HL-EbGr7 genome includes a window with the following:
- the spoT gene encoding bifunctional GTP diphosphokinase/guanosine-3',5'-bis pyrophosphate 3'-pyrophosphohydrolase — MVETVTTVPTTGIASKDNTRFLASDLCAYLDSYLEPQQVSEVYKAYLFGAEAHEGQTRLSGEPYIYHPLAVAKTMAEMRMDHKSIIAAILHDVMEDTHISKERIVTEFGEDVAELVDGVSKLTHLKFRSKAEAQAENFRKMMLAITKDLRVILVKLADRLHNMRTLGVMRPDKRRRIARETLEIYAPIAQRLGMNAIRRELEQLGFEAMYPNRYKVLQDAVSRARGNRKEVMQKIEAAICNRMEDAHIEARIIGREKNLYSIYRKMKQKRLPFNEVFDVFAVRIAVADVDTCYRALGVVHNLYKPVPGRFKDYIAIPKANGYQSLHTVLFGPHGIPIEIQIRTEEMDQVAESGIAAHWLYKAGDRHSASAQARAREWLKGVLEIQQSAGNSIEFLENVKVDLFPEEVYIFTPKGEIMELPKGATAVDFAYAVHSDVGNTCVAVKIDRRLAPLSTQLFSGQTVEIITAPGARPNPAWLSFVVTGKARTSIRHYLKNLQEDEAANLGRRLLDKALAGYSLSLDQVAPERVETLLADLQLKDLNALLADIGLGNRMAALVARRLGGAEEEPAEQAAPDRPLAVKGTEGMVLSFARCCYPIPGDPIVGVMSAGRGLVVHREGCRNVAEYRDKPDKWIPVEWSPEPGLEYPAAIRVQTANQRGVLASLAAVIADMGSNIENVSFDERDGSSTTITFTLSTQGRRHLAGMMRRIRRLPQVMKIQRARG; from the coding sequence ATGGTGGAAACCGTTACAACCGTCCCCACCACAGGGATCGCATCCAAGGACAACACGCGATTCCTGGCCAGTGACCTGTGCGCGTACCTGGACAGCTACCTGGAGCCGCAGCAGGTCAGTGAGGTCTACAAGGCCTACCTGTTCGGCGCCGAGGCCCACGAGGGCCAGACCCGCCTCTCCGGCGAGCCCTACATCTACCATCCGCTGGCCGTGGCCAAGACCATGGCCGAGATGCGGATGGACCACAAGTCCATCATCGCCGCCATCCTCCATGACGTCATGGAGGACACCCACATCAGCAAGGAGCGCATCGTCACCGAGTTCGGCGAGGACGTGGCCGAGCTGGTGGATGGGGTCTCCAAGCTCACCCACCTGAAGTTCCGCTCCAAGGCCGAGGCCCAGGCGGAGAACTTCCGCAAGATGATGCTGGCCATCACCAAGGATCTGCGCGTGATCCTGGTGAAGCTGGCCGACCGCCTGCACAACATGCGCACCCTGGGCGTCATGCGCCCGGACAAGCGCCGGCGCATCGCCCGCGAGACCCTGGAGATCTACGCCCCCATCGCCCAGCGCCTGGGCATGAACGCCATCCGCCGTGAACTGGAACAGCTGGGCTTCGAGGCCATGTACCCGAACCGGTACAAGGTGCTGCAGGACGCGGTCAGCCGGGCCCGGGGCAATCGCAAGGAGGTGATGCAGAAGATCGAGGCGGCCATCTGCAATCGCATGGAGGACGCGCACATCGAGGCGCGCATCATCGGTCGGGAGAAGAACCTCTACAGCATCTACCGCAAGATGAAGCAGAAGCGCCTGCCGTTCAACGAGGTGTTCGACGTGTTCGCGGTGCGCATCGCGGTGGCCGACGTGGATACCTGCTACCGGGCCCTGGGCGTGGTGCACAACCTCTACAAACCGGTGCCCGGGCGCTTCAAGGACTACATCGCCATCCCCAAGGCCAACGGCTACCAGTCCCTGCACACGGTGCTGTTCGGTCCCCACGGCATCCCCATCGAGATCCAGATTCGCACCGAGGAGATGGACCAGGTGGCCGAGAGCGGCATCGCGGCCCACTGGCTGTACAAGGCAGGCGACCGGCATTCCGCCAGCGCCCAGGCCCGCGCCCGGGAGTGGCTCAAGGGGGTGCTGGAGATCCAGCAGAGCGCCGGCAACTCCATCGAGTTCCTGGAAAACGTCAAGGTGGATCTCTTCCCCGAAGAGGTCTACATCTTCACCCCCAAGGGCGAGATCATGGAGCTGCCCAAGGGGGCGACCGCCGTGGACTTCGCCTACGCGGTGCACTCCGACGTGGGTAACACCTGCGTGGCGGTGAAGATCGACCGGCGCCTGGCGCCCCTGTCCACCCAGCTGTTCAGCGGTCAGACCGTGGAGATCATCACCGCCCCCGGCGCCCGGCCCAACCCTGCCTGGCTGTCCTTCGTGGTCACCGGCAAGGCACGCACCAGTATTCGCCATTATCTCAAGAACCTGCAGGAAGACGAGGCCGCCAACCTGGGCCGTCGCCTGCTGGACAAGGCGCTTGCCGGTTACAGCCTGTCCCTTGACCAGGTGGCGCCCGAGCGAGTGGAGACCCTGCTGGCAGACCTGCAGCTCAAGGACCTCAATGCCCTGCTGGCAGACATCGGCCTGGGCAACCGCATGGCCGCCCTGGTGGCGCGGCGCCTGGGCGGTGCCGAGGAGGAGCCGGCGGAGCAGGCCGCCCCGGACCGTCCCCTGGCGGTCAAGGGCACCGAGGGCATGGTGTTGTCGTTTGCCCGCTGCTGCTATCCGATCCCCGGCGATCCCATCGTCGGCGTGATGAGCGCCGGCCGCGGCCTGGTGGTGCACCGGGAGGGATGCCGTAACGTGGCCGAGTACCGGGACAAACCGGACAAGTGGATCCCCGTGGAATGGTCCCCGGAGCCGGGGCTGGAATATCCCGCCGCCATCCGCGTGCAGACCGCCAACCAGCGCGGCGTGCTGGCGAGCCTCGCCGCGGTGATCGCCGACATGGGCTCGAACATCGAGAACGTCTCCTTCGACGAGCGCGATGGCTCCTCCACCACCATCACCTTCACCCTCTCCACCCAGGGTCGCCGTCACCTGGCCGGCATGATGCGCCGCATCCGGCGCCTGCCCCAGGTGATGAAGATCCAGCGCGCGCGTGGTTGA
- the parA gene encoding ParA family partition ATPase, whose product MSSKVIAVINQKGGTGKTTLTMNLAAGLARRGRALVVDADPQGSAGHWVRMSSDERPFPTSVISVAGPLSREVERFRRDYEYVIVDCPPTLEGAFAGAAMSVADTVLIPVLPSPVDLWGSVRMAKGLEDARMRNPDLKAFIVVNQVEVRNALSRAMRHALMEIDIPALDSSLKRRAIYRRAALEGCSVYDLGKPGEPAAAEVEAIIQEVFES is encoded by the coding sequence GTGTCGTCAAAGGTCATTGCGGTGATCAACCAGAAGGGTGGAACCGGCAAGACCACCCTGACCATGAATCTCGCGGCGGGCCTTGCGCGTCGCGGACGTGCCCTGGTGGTGGATGCGGACCCTCAGGGTTCCGCGGGTCACTGGGTGCGCATGTCCAGTGATGAACGCCCGTTTCCCACCTCCGTGATCTCCGTGGCCGGCCCCCTGAGCCGGGAGGTCGAGCGTTTCCGCCGGGACTACGAGTACGTCATCGTGGACTGCCCGCCTACCCTGGAAGGGGCCTTCGCGGGTGCCGCCATGTCGGTGGCCGACACGGTGCTGATCCCGGTGCTGCCTTCGCCGGTGGATCTGTGGGGCAGCGTGCGCATGGCCAAGGGCCTGGAAGACGCGCGCATGCGCAATCCCGATCTCAAGGCCTTCATCGTGGTCAACCAGGTGGAGGTCCGCAACGCGCTCTCCCGGGCCATGCGCCATGCGCTCATGGAGATCGATATCCCGGCGCTGGACAGCAGCCTGAAACGCCGAGCCATCTACCGACGCGCCGCGCTGGAAGGCTGCTCCGTGTATGACCTGGGCAAGCCGGGCGAGCCGGCGGCCGCCGAAGTGGAAGCCATCATCCAAGAGGTGTTCGAATCATGA
- a CDS encoding RidA family protein, translating into MPREIIRTDKAPQAIGTYSQAVKVGSTVYLSGQIPLDPATMDLVDGPMEAQIRRVFDNLQAVAEAAGGSLADVAKLNIFLTDLAHFALVNQVMSEYFSEPYPARAAIGVASLPKGAQVEMDAVLEL; encoded by the coding sequence ATGCCCCGCGAGATCATCCGCACCGACAAGGCCCCCCAGGCCATCGGCACCTACTCCCAGGCCGTGAAGGTGGGCAGCACCGTCTACCTGTCCGGGCAGATCCCGTTGGATCCCGCCACCATGGACCTGGTGGACGGCCCCATGGAGGCGCAGATCCGCCGGGTGTTCGACAACCTCCAGGCGGTGGCCGAGGCGGCCGGCGGCAGTCTCGCGGATGTGGCTAAGCTCAACATCTTCCTCACCGACCTCGCCCACTTCGCCCTGGTCAACCAGGTGATGTCCGAGTACTTCAGCGAACCCTACCCGGCCCGCGCCGCCATCGGTGTTGCCAGCCTGCCCAAGGGCGCGCAGGTGGAGATGGACGCCGTCCTCGAACTTTAA
- the gmk gene encoding guanylate kinase, protein MSRGTLFIVSAPSGAGKTSLVSRLLEAREDLVVSVSHTTRAPRPGEEDGRHYHFTDAERFLSMIEDGAFLEHARVFDHYYGTSREAVERELARGLDVILEIDWQGAQQVRKLMPGCQSIFIVPPSRQALEERLRGRGQDSDAVIERRLREAVKEIEHHVEYEFLVVNDDFEQAFTDLQAIFTANRLRLRHQLDRNRRLLEDLLASGPSRP, encoded by the coding sequence GTGTCCCGAGGCACCCTGTTCATCGTTTCCGCCCCCTCCGGCGCCGGCAAGACCAGCCTCGTCTCCAGACTGCTGGAGGCCCGTGAGGACCTGGTGGTATCGGTCTCCCACACCACCCGGGCGCCCCGGCCCGGCGAGGAGGACGGCCGGCATTACCACTTCACCGATGCCGAGCGTTTCCTGTCCATGATCGAGGACGGCGCCTTCCTGGAGCATGCCCGGGTGTTCGACCACTACTACGGCACCTCCCGGGAGGCGGTGGAGCGGGAACTGGCCCGCGGGCTGGACGTGATCCTGGAGATCGACTGGCAGGGGGCCCAGCAGGTGCGCAAGCTCATGCCCGGCTGCCAGTCCATCTTCATCGTGCCGCCTTCGCGCCAGGCCCTGGAGGAGCGCCTGCGCGGGCGTGGTCAGGACAGTGACGCCGTGATCGAACGGCGCCTGCGGGAGGCGGTCAAAGAGATTGAGCACCACGTGGAATATGAATTCCTGGTGGTGAACGACGACTTTGAGCAGGCCTTCACCGACCTGCAGGCGATCTTCACCGCCAACCGCCTGCGATTGCGCCACCAGCTGGATCGCAATCGCCGTCTGCTGGAAGACCTGCTGGCGTCCGGGCCTTCCAGGCCCTAG
- a CDS encoding ferritin-like domain-containing protein: protein MSDPRIIGYLGRAITHEFSAAQQYLAQSRLVALWGMEAQSADFRKDAHEEMGHADLLIARMLHHGSVPGGSQLAPVRVGRSLADLLMQNRAMELDAIRLYEEAMIYCQRRRAMEDAQLFEHILNDEIAHVREIDAKMAELTGRGQASG from the coding sequence ATGTCCGATCCGCGTATCATCGGATACCTCGGGCGGGCGATCACCCACGAGTTCTCGGCTGCCCAGCAGTATCTGGCCCAGTCGAGGCTGGTGGCCCTGTGGGGGATGGAGGCGCAGAGCGCCGACTTCCGCAAGGACGCCCACGAGGAAATGGGACATGCGGATCTGCTGATTGCCCGCATGCTGCACCATGGAAGCGTGCCCGGCGGCAGCCAGCTGGCGCCGGTACGCGTGGGCCGTTCCCTGGCGGATCTGCTGATGCAGAACCGGGCCATGGAGCTGGATGCGATCAGGCTGTACGAAGAGGCCATGATCTACTGTCAGCGCCGTCGCGCCATGGAGGATGCCCAGTTGTTCGAGCACATCCTCAATGACGAGATCGCCCACGTGCGGGAGATCGACGCCAAGATGGCCGAGCTGACGGGCCGGGGTCAGGCCAGTGGCTGA
- a CDS encoding nitric oxide reductase activation protein NorD: MSIRLEDYQEILDDLGPHAAEVMESAWQEATRAFSSHGLKAYYLEGARALQSLGRGTELVVAFIQEAPGLAQELGEDSVQELLSATTKLFSKTSGAVITLMVSTVNVAARRLGDQSLFSGYLRLLDHLVGQAPRGVRPMLEHLDELLTHLTLGGLRRWAMWGAQAHKTDLEAQVAYFSLESPESKSVFQKERRGTLFIDVQRRINMYLRALWARDFFMRPTSGDFESREGYRPYIEGYTIFLPDAYDDEAGLTGLDLYRAAAAHAAAHMVYTREMLPEAKPKGVPGALVGLIEDARVEALAMAAFPGLRQIWQPLHTVTPEAGDAPAVLLARAARALIEPEYQDSNAFVARVRAAFAERMDNLEQPQLAWELGQELAKHFPLLGGFNASKDQPDITYRDDNRYIWAFGREEEEPEHVRLGDARQVRKYVSLMEMLNAVDVPGAGDDAQEIWVLATEFFRDEEETSINEQEGKAPISLPFHYHEWDYQMQLERPHWCTLLERRPSSGDLSVLEGLAEKHRPLIARIKYLIEAMQPQGVQRMRKQPDGDELDVNALVHAMVDQRMGQQPDPRVFIRNIRKVRDLSVLLLIDLSESTNELVRGTETSVLDLARESTALLAGALSKIGDPFAIHGFDSDGRHDVEYFRFKDFDAPYDDKVKARLAGMSGQMSTRMGTAIRHAGEILKRQPSHKKLLLILTDGEPADTDVRDPQYLRYDAKRAVEEVAKHGVFSFCISLDPNADEYVERIFGARNYAVIDNVERLPDRLPMLYAGLTR; the protein is encoded by the coding sequence ATGAGCATTCGTCTGGAAGACTACCAGGAGATCCTCGATGATCTCGGCCCCCACGCGGCCGAGGTGATGGAGTCTGCCTGGCAGGAGGCGACGCGGGCCTTCAGCAGTCATGGGCTCAAGGCCTATTACCTGGAGGGCGCTCGCGCCCTGCAATCCCTGGGCCGCGGCACCGAGCTGGTGGTGGCCTTCATCCAGGAGGCGCCGGGGCTGGCCCAGGAACTGGGCGAGGACTCGGTCCAGGAACTGCTGAGCGCGACCACCAAGCTGTTCTCCAAGACCAGTGGTGCCGTCATCACCCTGATGGTCTCCACGGTCAACGTCGCCGCCCGTCGCCTGGGTGACCAGTCCCTGTTCAGTGGCTACCTGCGCCTGCTGGATCACCTGGTGGGACAGGCCCCCCGGGGCGTGCGGCCCATGCTGGAACACCTGGACGAGCTGCTCACCCACCTGACCCTGGGCGGTCTGCGCCGCTGGGCCATGTGGGGTGCCCAGGCCCACAAGACCGATCTCGAGGCCCAGGTGGCCTATTTCTCCCTGGAATCACCGGAATCGAAATCGGTGTTCCAGAAGGAACGGCGCGGCACCCTGTTCATCGACGTGCAGCGACGCATCAACATGTACCTGCGCGCCCTCTGGGCCCGGGACTTCTTCATGCGTCCTACCTCCGGCGACTTCGAGTCCCGCGAGGGCTACCGGCCCTACATCGAGGGCTACACGATCTTTCTGCCCGACGCCTATGACGACGAGGCCGGACTCACCGGTCTGGACCTGTACCGGGCCGCCGCTGCACACGCCGCCGCGCACATGGTCTACACCCGGGAGATGTTGCCCGAGGCCAAGCCCAAGGGCGTGCCCGGTGCCCTGGTGGGCCTGATCGAGGACGCCCGTGTTGAGGCCCTGGCGATGGCCGCCTTCCCCGGCCTGCGCCAGATCTGGCAGCCCCTGCACACGGTCACGCCCGAGGCGGGCGATGCCCCCGCCGTGCTGCTGGCGCGTGCCGCGCGTGCCCTGATCGAGCCGGAGTACCAGGACAGCAATGCCTTCGTGGCGCGGGTGCGGGCCGCCTTCGCCGAGCGCATGGACAACCTGGAGCAGCCGCAGCTGGCCTGGGAGCTGGGTCAGGAGCTGGCCAAGCACTTCCCCCTGCTGGGCGGGTTCAACGCATCCAAGGACCAGCCGGACATCACCTACCGGGACGACAATCGCTACATCTGGGCCTTCGGCCGCGAGGAAGAGGAACCGGAGCACGTGCGCCTGGGGGATGCCCGTCAGGTGCGCAAGTACGTCAGTCTCATGGAGATGCTCAATGCCGTGGATGTGCCCGGTGCCGGGGATGACGCCCAGGAGATCTGGGTGCTGGCCACGGAATTCTTCCGCGACGAGGAAGAGACCAGCATCAACGAGCAGGAGGGCAAGGCCCCCATCTCCCTGCCGTTCCATTACCACGAGTGGGACTACCAGATGCAGCTGGAGCGTCCCCACTGGTGCACCCTGCTGGAGCGCCGGCCCTCCAGCGGTGACCTGTCCGTGCTGGAGGGGCTGGCGGAGAAGCACCGTCCGCTGATCGCGCGCATCAAGTACCTGATCGAGGCCATGCAGCCCCAGGGCGTGCAGCGCATGCGCAAGCAGCCCGACGGCGACGAGCTGGACGTGAACGCCCTGGTGCATGCCATGGTGGACCAGCGCATGGGCCAGCAGCCGGACCCGCGGGTGTTCATCCGCAACATCCGCAAGGTGCGCGACCTGTCCGTGCTGCTGCTCATAGACCTGTCCGAGTCCACCAACGAGCTGGTGCGCGGCACCGAGACCAGCGTGCTGGACCTGGCCCGGGAGTCCACCGCGCTCTTGGCCGGGGCGCTTTCCAAGATCGGCGACCCGTTCGCCATCCACGGCTTTGATTCCGATGGTCGCCACGACGTGGAGTATTTCCGCTTCAAGGATTTCGACGCCCCCTACGACGACAAGGTCAAGGCGCGGCTGGCGGGCATGTCGGGCCAGATGTCCACGCGCATGGGCACGGCCATCCGGCACGCGGGCGAGATCCTCAAGCGCCAGCCCAGTCACAAGAAGCTGCTGCTGATCCTCACCGACGGCGAGCCCGCGGACACCGACGTGCGCGACCCCCAGTACCTGCGCTATGACGCCAAGCGCGCCGTGGAGGAGGTGGCCAAGCACGGGGTGTTCAGTTTCTGCATCAGCCTGGACCCCAACGCGGACGAGTACGTGGAACGCATCTTCGGCGCACGCAATTATGCGGTGATCGACAATGTTGAGCGCCTGCCGGACCGTCTGCCCATGCTTTACGCGGGGCTGACTCGATAG
- the recG gene encoding ATP-dependent DNA helicase RecG produces MTEPVTVLKGVGPKLAEKLAKIGIRTVTDLLFHLPLRYQDRTRVMPMGSLRPGDEGVVEGVVDHAEVVFRGRRMLLVRLSDGTGSITLRFFHFSAAQQQGLVRGLRLRCFGEARRGQAGLEIVHPEYRAVLDESASVDDTLTPIYPTTEGLHQLSLRRLTDEALARLDRLPDWLPPGVLNGAGLPDLETALRTVHRPPPDVPVAALLDGRHPAQRRLAFEELVAHHLSLARLRARTTDEPASPIKVKGELFAQLQARLPFALTGAQQRVIAELSTDMARPHPMLRLVQGDVGAGKTLVAVAACLHAVEAGYQAAVMAPTEILAEQHFHNFGDLLAPLGVNVAWLSGKLTVRARREALAEVAEGRARVAVGTHALFQEDVAFDDLALVVIDEQHRFGVHQRMALREKGNRDGRLPHQLIMTATPIPRTLAMTAYADLDYSVIDELPPGRTPIRTVAVSDKRRHEVVERISGAVAEGRQAYWVCTLIEESEALQAQAAEDTFAQLTEALPHVNVGLVHGRMKPRDKESVMARFKAGEIQLLVATTVIEVGVDVPNASLMIIENAERLGLAQLHQLRGRVGRGTAESSCVLLYRPPLSDTARKRLDALRATTDGFEIARIDLELRGPGEVLGTRQTGDMQFRIADLLRDQDLLDAVKDAAGRLMQACPENVEPLIARWLSGAEEYGRVG; encoded by the coding sequence ATGACCGAACCCGTCACCGTCCTCAAGGGCGTCGGCCCGAAGCTGGCCGAAAAGCTCGCCAAGATCGGCATCCGCACGGTAACGGACCTGCTGTTTCACCTGCCCCTGCGTTACCAGGACCGCACCCGGGTCATGCCCATGGGCAGCCTGCGCCCGGGTGACGAGGGCGTGGTGGAAGGGGTCGTGGATCACGCGGAGGTGGTGTTCCGCGGCCGGCGCATGCTGCTGGTGCGCCTGAGTGACGGCACCGGGTCCATCACCCTGCGCTTCTTTCATTTTTCCGCCGCGCAGCAGCAGGGGCTGGTGCGTGGCCTGCGCCTGCGCTGTTTCGGCGAGGCCCGGCGCGGGCAGGCGGGTCTCGAGATCGTTCACCCGGAGTACCGGGCGGTGCTGGATGAATCCGCCAGCGTGGACGACACCCTCACCCCCATCTATCCCACCACCGAGGGCCTGCATCAGCTGAGTCTGCGCCGCCTCACCGACGAGGCCCTGGCGCGTCTGGACAGGCTACCGGACTGGCTGCCGCCGGGGGTGCTGAACGGGGCAGGTCTGCCGGATCTGGAGACCGCGCTTCGCACGGTGCATCGTCCGCCGCCGGATGTACCGGTCGCCGCGCTCCTCGACGGACGGCATCCCGCCCAGCGCCGTCTTGCCTTCGAGGAACTGGTGGCCCATCACCTGAGCCTGGCGCGACTGCGCGCGCGCACCACGGACGAGCCGGCATCCCCTATCAAGGTCAAAGGCGAACTGTTCGCGCAACTGCAGGCACGGCTGCCTTTCGCCCTCACCGGCGCCCAGCAGCGGGTGATCGCGGAACTGAGCACCGACATGGCGCGTCCCCATCCCATGCTGCGCCTGGTGCAGGGCGACGTGGGCGCCGGCAAGACCCTGGTGGCCGTGGCCGCCTGCCTGCACGCGGTGGAGGCAGGCTACCAGGCGGCGGTGATGGCGCCCACGGAGATCCTGGCGGAGCAGCACTTTCACAACTTCGGCGACCTGCTGGCGCCTCTGGGCGTGAACGTGGCGTGGCTGTCCGGCAAGCTCACCGTCAGGGCGCGCCGCGAGGCGCTTGCCGAAGTGGCCGAGGGGCGTGCCCGGGTGGCCGTGGGCACCCATGCCCTGTTCCAGGAGGACGTGGCGTTCGACGACCTGGCCCTGGTGGTGATCGACGAACAGCACCGCTTCGGCGTGCACCAGCGCATGGCGCTCAGGGAAAAGGGCAACCGGGACGGCCGTCTGCCTCACCAGCTGATCATGACCGCCACGCCCATCCCCCGCACCCTCGCCATGACCGCCTACGCGGACCTGGACTACTCGGTGATCGACGAGTTGCCGCCGGGACGCACGCCCATCAGGACCGTGGCGGTGAGCGACAAGCGCCGCCACGAAGTGGTCGAGCGCATCAGCGGCGCGGTGGCCGAGGGCCGCCAGGCCTACTGGGTGTGCACGCTGATCGAGGAGTCCGAGGCCCTGCAGGCCCAGGCGGCGGAGGACACCTTCGCGCAACTGACCGAGGCCCTGCCCCATGTGAACGTGGGTCTGGTGCACGGGCGCATGAAACCCAGGGACAAGGAGTCGGTGATGGCCCGTTTCAAGGCCGGCGAGATCCAGCTGCTGGTGGCCACCACGGTGATCGAGGTGGGCGTGGACGTGCCCAACGCCTCGCTGATGATCATCGAGAATGCCGAGCGCCTGGGCCTGGCCCAGCTGCACCAGCTGCGCGGCCGGGTAGGGCGGGGCACGGCGGAGAGCTCCTGCGTGTTGCTCTACCGTCCGCCGCTCTCCGACACCGCCCGCAAGCGACTGGATGCCCTGCGTGCCACCACCGACGGTTTCGAGATCGCACGCATCGACCTGGAACTGCGCGGCCCCGGCGAGGTGCTCGGCACCCGCCAGACCGGCGACATGCAGTTTCGCATTGCCGATCTGCTGCGCGACCAGGACCTGCTGGATGCGGTGAAAGACGCTGCCGGCCGGTTGATGCAGGCCTGTCCGGAGAACGTGGAGCCGCTCATCGCCCGCTGGTTGAGCGGCGCGGAGGAGTATGGGAGGGTAGGTTAG
- a CDS encoding CbbQ/NirQ/NorQ/GpvN family protein: MQDELRDYLIKDEPYYRPVADEIELYEAAYSVRMPMMLKGPTGCGKTRFVEYMAWKLNKPLITVACNEDMTASDLVGRFLLDANGTRWQDGPLAMAARHGAICYLDEVVEARQDTTVVIHPLTDNRRVLPLERKGELIQAHPDFQVVISYNPGYQSLMKDLKQSTKQRFGALDFNYPAHDLESEIVAHETGVSLDVASKLVSVAERARNLKGHGLDEGISTRMLVYAGSLIHKGVAPLAACRMALVRPITDDPDMRDALDAAVTTFF, from the coding sequence ATGCAAGACGAACTGCGCGACTACCTGATCAAGGACGAGCCCTACTACCGTCCGGTGGCGGACGAGATCGAGCTCTACGAGGCGGCCTACTCAGTACGCATGCCCATGATGCTCAAGGGCCCCACCGGCTGCGGCAAGACCCGCTTCGTGGAGTACATGGCCTGGAAGCTCAACAAGCCCCTGATCACCGTCGCCTGTAACGAGGACATGACCGCCTCCGACCTGGTGGGCCGCTTCCTGCTGGACGCCAACGGCACCCGCTGGCAGGACGGCCCCCTGGCCATGGCCGCCCGCCACGGCGCCATCTGCTACCTGGACGAGGTGGTTGAGGCGCGCCAGGACACCACCGTGGTGATCCACCCGCTGACCGACAACCGCCGGGTGCTGCCCCTGGAGCGCAAGGGCGAACTGATCCAGGCGCATCCCGATTTCCAGGTGGTGATCTCCTACAACCCGGGCTACCAGAGCCTGATGAAGGATCTCAAGCAGTCCACCAAGCAGCGCTTCGGCGCCCTGGACTTCAACTACCCGGCCCACGACCTGGAGTCCGAGATCGTCGCTCACGAGACCGGCGTGAGCCTGGACGTGGCCAGCAAACTGGTGAGCGTGGCCGAGCGTGCCCGCAACCTCAAGGGCCACGGCCTGGACGAAGGCATCTCCACCCGCATGCTGGTATACGCCGGTTCCCTGATCCACAAGGGCGTGGCCCCGCTGGCCGCCTGCCGCATGGCCCTGGTGCGTCCCATCACCGACGATCCGGACATGCGCGACGCCCTGGACGCGGCCGTCACCACCTTCTTCTGA
- a CDS encoding SgcJ/EcaC family oxidoreductase has product MNKASTPSRPRISGTRFIDPTASGEGRLSLSASFRGHAHAVTGAPRGDLGAGIDTPPGETCVVCAPATMRLAEELFERWNDALKTGDPDKVTACYAEDAVLLPTVSNVPRTNHAEIRDYFVHFLAKKPQGTINQRNVKFGCNKITDAGIYTFRVVDGEQVMEVPARYTFVYENRNGKWLIVHHHSSKMPA; this is encoded by the coding sequence GTGAACAAGGCCTCGACCCCATCCCGTCCCCGGATCAGCGGGACCCGTTTCATCGACCCCACCGCCAGTGGCGAGGGTCGGCTGAGCCTGAGTGCCTCATTCCGGGGCCATGCCCACGCGGTCACCGGCGCCCCCCGCGGTGACCTGGGCGCCGGCATCGACACCCCGCCGGGTGAGACCTGCGTGGTGTGCGCCCCGGCCACCATGCGCCTGGCCGAGGAACTGTTCGAGCGCTGGAACGATGCCCTCAAGACCGGCGACCCGGACAAGGTCACCGCCTGCTACGCCGAGGACGCGGTGCTGCTGCCCACGGTCTCCAACGTACCGCGCACCAACCACGCCGAGATCCGCGACTACTTCGTGCACTTCCTGGCGAAGAAGCCCCAGGGCACCATCAACCAGCGCAACGTGAAGTTCGGCTGCAACAAGATCACCGACGCGGGCATCTACACCTTCCGCGTGGTGGACGGCGAGCAGGTGATGGAAGTCCCCGCCCGCTACACCTTCGTTTACGAGAACCGCAACGGCAAGTGGCTGATCGTGCACCACCATTCCTCCAAGATGCCTGCCTGA
- the rpoZ gene encoding DNA-directed RNA polymerase subunit omega, which produces MARITVEDCLTNMDNRFQLVLVAAKRARQLSMGHQPRVAEENDKPTVIALREIADGHVGREVLDEVVAEEHAAVSSRISEDEVRAEL; this is translated from the coding sequence ATGGCACGCATTACCGTAGAAGACTGCCTGACCAACATGGACAACCGCTTCCAGCTGGTGCTGGTGGCCGCCAAGCGCGCCCGCCAGTTGTCCATGGGCCACCAGCCCCGGGTGGCTGAAGAGAACGACAAGCCCACCGTGATCGCCCTGCGCGAGATCGCCGACGGCCACGTGGGCCGCGAGGTGCTGGACGAGGTGGTGGCCGAGGAGCACGCCGCGGTGTCCTCCCGGATCAGCGAGGACGAGGTGCGCGCGGAGCTCTGA
- a CDS encoding 4a-hydroxytetrahydrobiopterin dehydratase — protein MADSDLVVPEGWDPGRGKAAALNKRYNFERYGQTRDFLDRVAELSESDGYHPNISFGTTYVNITIDARDGERLGEADVAFALEIDRLYVDKG, from the coding sequence GTGGCTGATTCCGACCTGGTGGTGCCCGAAGGCTGGGACCCGGGCAGGGGCAAGGCGGCCGCCCTGAACAAGCGCTACAACTTTGAGCGCTACGGGCAGACCCGGGACTTTCTCGACCGGGTCGCCGAACTGTCGGAGTCGGATGGCTACCATCCCAACATCAGTTTCGGCACCACGTACGTGAACATCACCATCGATGCTCGCGACGGCGAGCGCCTCGGCGAGGCGGACGTCGCCTTCGCGCTGGAGATCGACCGCCTTTACGTGGACAAGGGCTGA